From Sphingomonas nostoxanthinifaciens, a single genomic window includes:
- a CDS encoding amidohydrolase: MTTNGRRIAAALAAASLLTPAAQAAASASLKAQAIADVDAQAKQIQVMVDQVFSFAEPGFQEVRTSAYLADILEKHGFTVTRGVAGMPTAFTATWGSGGPLIALGSDIDDLLGVSQYPGTPEIKPMVAGAPGHGEGHNAGMPLIVAAAIAAKDVMEKNHIAGRLMVWPGVAEELLGSKAYYVRAGLFKGVDACIFTHVSSDFSVAYGDLGQNAAISVEYTFHGKTAHAAGMPWEGHSALDGVELMDTAWNFRREHLPVTQRSHYVITNGGDQPNVVPATASVWYYFRDRTFGAVKSMYDIGNTTAEAAAKETDTTVEHHILGYAAPNFGNKPLAEAAFANIAKIGMPKWDASDQAFTKAVQETNHRKVEPLKDKVTPLSTPENRERSIGGGSDDIGDVMWTVPTITIRFPSNIPNMIGHNVLSAMSMATPIAHKGAVAGAKAVATTVLDLMTTPKVLADAKTYFTEVQLKTDTYAPILEKPAIWLNEKTMREMRPKMEPLYYDSAKYPSYLDQLGIKWPTVTAAK; encoded by the coding sequence ATGACGACGAACGGACGACGGATCGCGGCGGCGCTGGCGGCGGCGAGCCTGCTGACACCGGCCGCGCAGGCGGCGGCGAGCGCATCTTTGAAGGCGCAGGCGATCGCCGACGTCGATGCGCAGGCCAAACAGATCCAGGTGATGGTCGATCAGGTGTTCAGCTTCGCCGAGCCGGGCTTCCAGGAGGTGCGCACCTCCGCCTACCTCGCCGACATCCTCGAAAAGCATGGCTTCACCGTCACGCGCGGCGTCGCCGGCATGCCGACCGCCTTCACCGCCACGTGGGGCTCGGGCGGCCCGCTGATCGCGCTCGGCAGCGACATCGACGATCTGCTCGGCGTCTCGCAATATCCCGGCACGCCCGAAATCAAGCCGATGGTGGCGGGCGCCCCCGGCCATGGCGAGGGGCACAATGCCGGCATGCCATTGATCGTCGCCGCCGCGATCGCTGCCAAGGACGTGATGGAGAAGAACCATATCGCCGGCCGGCTGATGGTGTGGCCCGGCGTCGCGGAGGAACTGCTCGGCTCCAAGGCCTATTATGTGCGCGCGGGGCTGTTCAAGGGCGTCGACGCCTGCATCTTCACCCACGTCTCCAGCGATTTCTCGGTCGCCTATGGCGATCTCGGACAGAATGCCGCGATCTCGGTCGAATATACCTTCCACGGCAAGACCGCGCACGCGGCCGGCATGCCGTGGGAAGGGCATAGCGCGCTCGACGGGGTCGAGCTGATGGACACCGCCTGGAACTTCCGGCGCGAGCATCTGCCGGTCACCCAGCGCTCGCATTACGTCATCACCAACGGCGGCGATCAGCCGAACGTCGTGCCGGCGACCGCCTCGGTCTGGTATTATTTCCGCGATCGGACGTTCGGCGCGGTCAAGTCGATGTACGACATCGGCAACACCACCGCCGAGGCCGCGGCGAAGGAGACCGACACCACCGTCGAGCATCACATCCTCGGCTATGCCGCGCCCAATTTCGGCAACAAGCCGCTCGCCGAAGCCGCCTTCGCCAACATCGCGAAGATCGGCATGCCGAAGTGGGATGCGTCGGACCAGGCCTTCACCAAGGCGGTGCAGGAGACCAACCATCGCAAGGTCGAGCCGCTCAAGGACAAGGTGACGCCGCTCTCCACGCCGGAGAATCGCGAGCGCTCGATCGGCGGCGGATCGGACGATATCGGTGACGTCATGTGGACGGTGCCGACCATCACCATCCGCTTCCCGTCGAACATCCCCAACATGATCGGCCACAACGTGCTGTCGGCCATGTCGATGGCGACGCCGATCGCGCACAAGGGCGCGGTCGCAGGCGCCAAGGCGGTGGCGACCACCGTGCTCGACCTGATGACCACGCCCAAGGTGCTGGCGGACGCGAAAACCTATTTCACCGAGGTCCAGCTCAAGACCGACACGTATGCGCCGATCCTCGAGAAACCGGCGATCTGGCTGAACGAGAAGACGATGCGCGAGATGCGGCCGAAGATGGAGCCGCTTTATTACGACTCGGCCAAATATCCGTCCTATCTCGACCAGCTCGGCATCAAATGGCCGACCGTCACCGCCGCCAAATAG
- a CDS encoding DUF4142 domain-containing protein: protein MKTLLFGAAALLLATTAAQAATPTPAEFVEKAGASDTFEIDSAKLMVRSKNPTVSKFATKMITDHAKSTKLVGAAATADGLPAKKPSLTVGQRADLTALKAVPAGKTKDDLYVKQQKAAHADALALMQDYAANGSAKHLKMTAAKIVPVVQMHETMVDKM from the coding sequence ATGAAGACCCTGCTTTTCGGCGCCGCCGCGCTGCTGCTCGCCACCACCGCCGCGCAGGCCGCCACGCCGACCCCGGCCGAGTTCGTCGAGAAGGCGGGCGCGTCCGACACGTTCGAGATCGACTCGGCCAAGCTGATGGTGCGCTCGAAGAACCCGACCGTCTCGAAGTTCGCGACCAAGATGATCACCGATCACGCCAAGAGCACGAAGCTGGTCGGCGCCGCCGCGACCGCGGATGGGCTGCCGGCCAAGAAGCCGTCGCTCACCGTCGGCCAGCGCGCCGATCTGACCGCGCTGAAGGCGGTGCCGGCGGGCAAGACCAAGGATGACCTGTACGTGAAGCAGCAGAAAGCGGCGCATGCCGACGCGCTCGCGCTGATGCAGGATTATGCGGCCAACGGCTCGGCCAAGCACCTCAAGATGACCGCCGCGAAGATCGTGCCGGTGGTGCAGATGCACGAGACGATGGTCGACAAGATGTGA
- a CDS encoding dihydroorotase — protein sequence MPTYDLLLVNGTVWTPGGPAETSVGVRDGRIVAIGEPGDAGETIDCAGLTVLPGVIDSQVHFREPGLEAKEDLESGSRAAVLGGVTAVFEMPNTKPNTDSAAAIADKLARARDRMWCDHAFYVGATSANADQLAELERLPGTAGVKIFMGASTGDLLVSEDSELARVLASGRRRVAIHAEDEPRMQARLNERVAGDPSSHPVWRDDESAMLATRRILALARAARRPIHILHVTTPAELEYIAQNKDIATCEVTPQHLTLAGEDAYPRLGSYAQMNPPIRSGAHRDGLWHWLNQGVPDVLGSDHAPHTKEEKAKAYPDSPSGMPGVQTLLPLLLDHVANGRTTLQRLVELTSAGPQRVFGLTARGRIAAGYSADFTVVDLKARWTIEESWLASRCGWSPFTGMKLTGRPIGTIIRGRRVMWEGQLAAAAHGRPLRFDSADWSE from the coding sequence ATGCCGACTTACGACCTCCTCCTCGTCAACGGCACGGTGTGGACGCCGGGCGGCCCCGCCGAAACCTCGGTCGGCGTGCGCGACGGCCGCATCGTCGCGATCGGCGAGCCCGGCGATGCCGGCGAGACGATCGATTGCGCCGGGCTGACGGTGCTGCCGGGCGTGATCGACAGCCAGGTCCATTTCCGCGAGCCGGGGCTGGAGGCGAAGGAGGATCTGGAGAGCGGCAGCCGCGCCGCCGTGCTGGGCGGCGTCACCGCCGTGTTCGAGATGCCGAACACCAAGCCCAACACCGATTCGGCCGCGGCGATCGCCGACAAGCTCGCGCGGGCGCGCGATCGGATGTGGTGCGACCATGCTTTCTATGTCGGCGCGACCTCGGCCAATGCCGACCAGCTCGCCGAGCTGGAGCGGCTGCCGGGCACCGCCGGGGTCAAGATCTTCATGGGCGCCTCGACCGGCGACCTGCTGGTGTCGGAAGACAGCGAGCTCGCGCGCGTGCTCGCCTCGGGCCGCCGCCGGGTCGCGATCCATGCCGAGGACGAGCCGCGCATGCAGGCGCGGCTGAACGAGCGCGTCGCGGGCGATCCGTCGTCGCATCCGGTGTGGCGCGACGACGAGAGCGCGATGCTGGCGACGCGGCGCATCCTCGCGCTGGCGCGCGCGGCGCGGCGGCCGATCCACATTCTCCACGTCACTACGCCCGCCGAGCTGGAATATATCGCGCAGAACAAGGACATCGCCACCTGCGAGGTGACGCCGCAGCACCTGACGCTCGCCGGCGAGGACGCCTATCCCCGCCTCGGCAGCTATGCGCAGATGAACCCGCCGATCCGTTCGGGCGCGCATCGCGACGGGCTGTGGCACTGGCTCAACCAGGGCGTGCCCGACGTGCTCGGCTCCGATCACGCGCCGCATACCAAGGAGGAGAAGGCCAAGGCCTATCCCGACAGCCCGAGCGGCATGCCCGGCGTGCAGACCTTGCTGCCCCTGCTGCTCGATCATGTCGCCAATGGCCGCACCACGCTGCAGCGGCTGGTCGAGCTGACCTCGGCCGGGCCGCAGCGCGTATTCGGGCTCACCGCGCGCGGGCGGATCGCCGCCGGCTATTCGGCCGACTTCACCGTGGTCGATCTCAAGGCGCGCTGGACGATCGAGGAAAGCTGGCTCGCCTCGCGCTGCGGCTGGTCGCCCTTCACCGGCATGAAGCTGACCGGCCGGCCGATCGGCACGATCATCCGCGGCCGCCGCGTGATGTGGGAGGGCCAGCTCGCCGCCGCCGCGCACGGCCGTCCGCTCCGCTTCGACAGCGCCGACTGGTCCGAATGA
- a CDS encoding alginate export family protein, protein MSCERRSNGIIFGAAGTALALLLAPAGARAAEPNPLLAAVGAPDDLTLTASVRSRGEYIAGQFRPATATEDAAWSLRTDILADYHPGIWRFGVEVRDSRAYGERHNSSVGTSEVDTLEPLQAYVGLDLRDLGGKGTESIVTAGRFTIDLGSGRLVGRPDYPNSVNSFTGASFDWRDRGGDRLFAFWSMPSTRLPSAADDIQDNKPEFDRARTGLQFYGADLTKTRLPGDVALEGYVFKLAEEDAPYQATKKRHLLTYGGRLFRKAQPGRFDFELEAVRQTGHEHATTAATDRVVLPVRAYYVHAEVGRKFQIAWSPRISVQGSLATGDDADPKRITRFDTLYGATRIDFGPSGLYGPLTRSNLRSLGLRFEATPSKRVDWFVMARSLWLDQPTDSFAATGVRDKTGRSGTYAGAQVEGRVRYWLVPRLLHTDIGGALLAKGRFLQDAPNAPATGSTRYLFVDVQVDL, encoded by the coding sequence ATGTCATGCGAGCGTCGCTCGAACGGGATCATTTTCGGCGCGGCCGGAACGGCGCTCGCTTTGCTGCTCGCGCCGGCCGGCGCGCGCGCTGCCGAGCCCAATCCATTGCTCGCCGCGGTCGGCGCGCCCGACGATTTGACGCTGACCGCGTCGGTGCGCTCGCGCGGTGAATATATCGCCGGCCAGTTCCGTCCCGCGACCGCGACCGAGGATGCGGCATGGTCGCTGCGCACCGATATCCTCGCCGATTATCACCCCGGCATCTGGCGGTTCGGCGTCGAGGTCCGCGATTCGCGTGCCTATGGCGAGCGCCACAATTCGTCGGTGGGGACGAGCGAGGTCGACACGCTGGAGCCGTTGCAGGCCTATGTCGGGCTCGATCTGCGCGACCTTGGCGGCAAGGGCACCGAATCCATCGTCACGGCGGGCAGGTTCACGATCGATCTGGGGTCGGGTCGTCTGGTCGGCCGGCCGGATTATCCCAACAGCGTCAACAGCTTCACCGGCGCATCGTTCGACTGGCGCGATCGCGGCGGTGATCGGCTGTTCGCATTCTGGTCGATGCCCAGCACGCGCCTGCCGAGCGCCGCCGACGACATCCAGGATAACAAGCCCGAATTCGATCGCGCACGCACCGGACTGCAATTCTATGGCGCAGACCTGACCAAGACCCGGCTGCCCGGCGATGTCGCGCTCGAAGGCTACGTCTTCAAGCTGGCGGAAGAGGATGCCCCCTATCAGGCGACGAAGAAGCGCCACCTGCTCACCTATGGCGGACGCCTGTTCCGCAAGGCCCAGCCCGGCCGGTTCGATTTCGAACTGGAGGCGGTACGCCAGACCGGCCACGAACATGCCACCACCGCGGCGACCGATCGCGTCGTGCTGCCGGTGCGGGCTTATTATGTCCATGCCGAGGTCGGGCGGAAGTTCCAGATCGCATGGTCGCCGCGCATATCGGTGCAGGGCAGCCTTGCCACCGGCGACGATGCCGATCCGAAGCGGATCACGCGCTTCGACACGCTCTATGGTGCGACGCGGATCGATTTCGGGCCGAGCGGGCTGTACGGGCCGCTCACCCGCTCCAACCTGCGCTCGCTCGGGCTGCGGTTCGAGGCGACGCCGAGCAAGCGGGTCGACTGGTTCGTGATGGCGCGGTCCTTATGGCTCGATCAGCCGACCGACAGCTTTGCGGCGACGGGCGTGCGCGACAAGACCGGCCGTTCGGGCACCTATGCCGGCGCGCAGGTGGAGGGACGGGTCCGTTACTGGCTGGTGCCGCGGCTGCTCCACACCGATATCGGCGGAGCGCTGCTGGCCAAGGGGCGCTTCCTTCAGGATGCGCCCAACGCGCCCGCCACCGGCAGCACGCGCTATCTGTTCGTCGACGTGCAGGTCGATCTGTAG
- a CDS encoding PEPxxWA-CTERM sorting domain-containing protein, which yields MNRLLSGALALGLAAVAALTPSAASATSFDFTKYSSGNTFTVDGLTVKVTAWHANDSNTSANSVDSISAATLGVYQGAGLGDLYGTDKDSNGTHQIDNVGGGADFLMLQFSQDVSLNSISRNVYSISGATCCDSDAAYWGDIGNLLGSPSSSASIDLTKYVLDESTFTSLAGGKSASTTALSDTGLASVWLVSAAFNQSNDAFKLSGISVSPAPISSPAPEPASWAMMIVGFGAVGAGMRSRRRTLAAA from the coding sequence ATGAATCGTTTGTTGAGTGGCGCGCTTGCGCTGGGTCTGGCCGCGGTTGCGGCGCTTACGCCGTCGGCGGCATCCGCCACGAGCTTCGACTTCACCAAGTACAGCTCCGGCAACACGTTCACGGTCGACGGCCTGACCGTAAAGGTCACCGCCTGGCACGCCAATGACAGCAACACGAGCGCGAACTCGGTCGACTCGATCTCCGCCGCCACGCTGGGCGTCTACCAGGGCGCCGGCCTCGGCGACCTCTACGGCACCGACAAGGATTCGAACGGCACCCACCAGATCGACAATGTCGGCGGTGGCGCCGATTTCCTGATGCTGCAGTTCAGCCAGGACGTCTCGCTCAACAGCATCAGCCGCAACGTCTATTCGATCAGCGGCGCGACCTGCTGTGACAGCGACGCCGCTTACTGGGGCGACATCGGCAACCTGCTCGGCAGCCCGTCGTCGAGCGCGTCGATCGACCTGACCAAGTATGTGCTCGACGAGTCGACCTTCACGTCGCTCGCGGGCGGCAAGAGCGCCAGCACGACCGCGCTGAGCGACACCGGCCTCGCCTCGGTGTGGCTGGTCTCGGCCGCCTTCAACCAGAGCAACGACGCCTTCAAGCTGTCGGGCATCAGCGTCTCGCCGGCGCCGATCTCTTCCCCGGCTCCCGAGCCGGCCAGCTGGGCGATGATGATCGTCGGCTTCGGCGCGGTGGGCGCGGGCATGCGCAGCCGCCGCCGGACCCTCGCCGCCGCCTGA
- a CDS encoding LytTR family DNA-binding domain-containing protein, whose amino-acid sequence MLPDDDALNPTKWARILSWATLFGIGCGLAGPFGSYPANLFTRTIYWTILFWIGSVIVWLMLAAARRAGRRLGFPQRFTAAAGLLVACLPIAALAALGCHLFWPVHASGVAALEYYGLSVLVVFPATAAIARLAASQPAAAGTEPRSEVAARPDTEPALPTHLLELALCLQMEDHHVRIHLSDWSALHLMSMQQAIQAAGGQRGIQVHRSWWVADRAVTDWTAEGRSLVLILANGLRVPVARNKVAAVKARGLIDATPRARSDTGTMTLA is encoded by the coding sequence ATGCTGCCCGACGACGATGCCCTGAACCCGACGAAGTGGGCGCGGATCCTGAGCTGGGCGACGTTGTTCGGCATCGGCTGCGGGCTGGCCGGCCCGTTCGGAAGCTATCCCGCCAACCTGTTCACGCGCACCATCTATTGGACGATATTGTTCTGGATCGGCAGCGTGATCGTCTGGCTGATGCTGGCGGCGGCGCGGCGTGCCGGCCGGCGCTTGGGCTTTCCACAGCGCTTCACGGCGGCGGCGGGGCTGCTCGTCGCCTGCCTGCCGATCGCCGCGCTGGCCGCGCTCGGCTGCCACCTGTTCTGGCCGGTCCACGCCTCGGGCGTGGCCGCGCTCGAATATTACGGCCTGTCGGTGCTGGTGGTCTTCCCGGCGACGGCGGCGATCGCGCGCCTGGCGGCGTCGCAGCCGGCCGCGGCCGGCACCGAGCCTCGGTCCGAAGTGGCGGCCCGTCCGGACACCGAGCCGGCTTTGCCCACCCACCTGCTCGAACTCGCTTTGTGCCTGCAGATGGAGGACCACCATGTCCGCATCCACCTGTCGGACTGGTCGGCGCTGCACCTGATGTCGATGCAACAGGCGATCCAGGCCGCGGGTGGGCAGCGCGGCATCCAGGTCCACCGCTCGTGGTGGGTCGCCGATCGCGCGGTGACCGACTGGACGGCGGAGGGCCGCTCGCTCGTCCTGATCCTCGCCAACGGCCTGAGGGTACCGGTGGCGCGCAACAAGGTGGCGGCGGTCAAGGCGCGCGGACTGATCGACGCAACGCCGCGCGCGCGATCCGACACGGGGACGATGACGCTCGCCTGA
- a CDS encoding FkbM family methyltransferase, whose translation MAFLKTIRRLARHARPPVGAGGADARSTAIYIGDNRLLVGTTIGRERYAFYTEADDRLLTPWFALTGCHEANVTAFFLKHLRRDSHCLDVGSNFGYFLNIMARTCRDGHVIAVEPDRELAAIAQDNLFLNGVHERATVVRAAVADRAGEVTLHRREYRSGNTSMIAVDQHFTDYLNEPPALPFAVPSLTIDMLAERLGGRVDFIKIDVEGAEPMALAGASGTIARNPGIVIVMEWSPGQIAAVGHPVAAFVDQIWALELQAFRLVREREVPLTPAELVALPYESAVILRRRNVA comes from the coding sequence ATGGCGTTTCTGAAGACGATCCGACGGCTGGCGCGGCATGCCCGGCCGCCGGTGGGGGCCGGCGGGGCGGATGCGCGCAGCACCGCAATCTATATCGGCGACAATCGCCTGCTGGTCGGCACGACGATCGGGCGCGAGCGCTATGCCTTCTACACTGAGGCGGACGATCGGTTGCTGACGCCGTGGTTCGCGCTGACCGGCTGCCACGAAGCCAATGTCACGGCATTCTTCCTCAAGCATTTGCGGCGCGACAGCCATTGCCTCGATGTCGGATCGAATTTCGGTTATTTCCTCAACATCATGGCGCGGACGTGCCGTGACGGGCACGTGATCGCGGTCGAACCCGACCGCGAGCTCGCGGCGATCGCGCAGGACAATCTGTTCCTCAACGGGGTGCACGAGCGAGCGACGGTCGTGCGCGCGGCGGTCGCCGATCGCGCGGGCGAGGTGACGCTGCACCGACGCGAATATCGCTCGGGCAATACCAGCATGATCGCGGTCGACCAGCATTTCACCGATTACCTCAACGAGCCGCCGGCATTGCCGTTCGCGGTGCCGAGCCTGACGATCGACATGCTGGCCGAGCGGCTGGGCGGCCGCGTCGACTTCATCAAGATCGATGTCGAGGGCGCGGAGCCGATGGCGCTTGCGGGGGCCAGCGGCACGATCGCGCGCAATCCGGGGATCGTCATCGTGATGGAATGGTCGCCGGGGCAGATCGCGGCGGTCGGGCATCCGGTCGCGGCCTTCGTCGACCAGATCTGGGCGCTGGAGCTGCAGGCCTTCCGGCTCGTCCGCGAGCGGGAGGTGCCGCTCACCCCGGCCGAACTGGTGGCGCTGCCCTACGAAAGCGCCGTCATCCTGCGTCGGCGAAACGTCGCGTGA
- a CDS encoding DUF3297 family protein: MTDQPTTPPDRLSVDPRSPYHDADALARGIGIVFKGTERFNVEEYCISEAWVRLAMSKSRDRKGNPLTMKLSGPVEPYFKDAAATPDAPVEGESGADKAE, encoded by the coding sequence ATGACCGACCAGCCGACCACCCCGCCCGACCGCCTCTCGGTCGATCCGCGCAGCCCTTATCATGACGCCGACGCGCTCGCGCGCGGCATCGGCATCGTCTTCAAGGGCACCGAGCGCTTCAACGTCGAGGAATATTGCATCAGCGAGGCGTGGGTGCGCCTCGCAATGTCGAAGAGCCGCGACCGCAAGGGCAATCCGCTGACGATGAAGCTGTCGGGCCCGGTCGAGCCATACTTCAAGGATGCGGCGGCGACTCCGGACGCGCCCGTCGAAGGCGAGAGCGGCGCGGACAAGGCCGAATAA
- a CDS encoding radical SAM/SPASM domain-containing protein: MIPAGGWRKVVRWAAYGVAARVRPDDRFVQRRLRVLRPRRLGERTALRAVAIGTTGLCNASCIHCPTGKAITAHVPRTPMDMALFRGIVDTIFDQGWSVGSMHFGLFGDGLVDPSIVERCRYARERLPDIMLDVNTNGAAFDPGRHAALADHVSLVTLHCESIRADTYDRLMAPLRLKNVFPKYAPFFDAFPGKVRVSIPVSRLNLGELDDLRGHFLAQGAREVVFDPLGSRCTEDQTLFRQLALAPVEIRCTPDIMDDLIVDCDGMVLACCQDFERRTPIGDVSAGGLVAALADPRRDAFRRMLDEGRHHAAPTCSRCNGDARTPDFPFDILSTMPAVQRQNDVAGA; encoded by the coding sequence GTGATTCCGGCCGGGGGCTGGCGAAAGGTCGTGCGGTGGGCGGCCTATGGCGTCGCGGCGCGCGTTCGCCCGGACGATCGGTTCGTCCAGCGCCGGCTGCGCGTGCTGCGCCCGCGCCGCTTAGGCGAGCGCACGGCGCTGCGCGCCGTCGCGATCGGCACGACCGGCCTGTGCAACGCATCGTGTATCCACTGCCCGACGGGCAAGGCGATCACGGCGCACGTCCCGCGGACGCCCATGGACATGGCGCTGTTCCGCGGCATCGTCGATACGATCTTCGATCAGGGATGGTCGGTGGGCAGCATGCATTTCGGCCTGTTCGGCGACGGCCTCGTCGATCCGTCGATCGTCGAGCGATGCCGTTACGCCCGCGAGCGGCTTCCGGACATCATGCTCGACGTCAACACCAACGGCGCGGCATTCGATCCGGGCCGGCATGCCGCCTTGGCCGACCATGTCTCGTTGGTCACGCTCCACTGCGAATCGATCCGCGCGGACACCTATGACCGGCTGATGGCGCCGCTGCGCCTGAAGAACGTCTTCCCCAAATATGCCCCCTTTTTCGATGCCTTTCCCGGCAAGGTCCGCGTCAGTATCCCGGTGAGCCGGCTCAATCTGGGCGAACTCGACGACCTGCGCGGTCACTTCCTCGCGCAGGGCGCGCGCGAGGTGGTGTTCGATCCGCTCGGCAGCCGCTGCACCGAGGACCAGACCCTGTTCCGCCAACTCGCGCTCGCGCCCGTCGAGATACGCTGCACGCCCGATATCATGGACGACCTCATCGTCGACTGCGACGGCATGGTGCTCGCCTGCTGCCAGGATTTCGAGCGGCGCACGCCGATCGGCGACGTGAGCGCCGGCGGCCTCGTCGCCGCGCTGGCCGACCCACGACGCGACGCGTTCCGGCGCATGCTCGACGAAGGGCGTCATCACGCGGCGCCGACCTGCAGCCGCTGCAATGGCGACGCGCGGACCCCCGATTTCCCGTTCGATATCCTGTCCACGATGCCGGCCGTGCAGCGGCAGAACGACGTCGCCGGGGCCTGA
- the ygfZ gene encoding CAF17-like 4Fe-4S cluster assembly/insertion protein YgfZ, translating into MDATTLTDRALVRLSGEDVRGFLQGLVTNDVTGALPVWAGLLTAQGKALFDFIVWADGDDLLLDCEESQFDALARRLTLYRLRRAITIARDAALAVHWAPAGDAGVPDPRLPALGRRWIAAPGEAATGWRAHRLGLGVTEGVAELGSDKTLWLEANAAELNGVSFTKGCYVGQENTARMNWRQKVNRRLVVIRADADPGEAARIWYPDLARAVVHRRIESLQFEESLVRPEWLRFALSEAASPQ; encoded by the coding sequence ATGGACGCCACCACCCTCACCGATCGCGCACTTGTTCGTCTGTCCGGCGAGGATGTGCGCGGCTTCCTCCAGGGGCTCGTAACGAACGACGTGACCGGCGCGTTGCCGGTATGGGCGGGATTGCTGACCGCGCAGGGCAAGGCGCTGTTCGATTTCATCGTCTGGGCCGACGGCGACGATCTGCTGCTGGATTGCGAGGAGAGCCAGTTCGACGCGCTCGCCCGGCGCCTGACGCTCTATCGCCTGCGCCGCGCGATCACGATCGCGCGCGACGCCGCGCTGGCGGTGCACTGGGCGCCGGCGGGCGATGCGGGCGTGCCCGATCCGCGCCTGCCCGCGCTCGGCCGGCGCTGGATCGCCGCGCCGGGCGAAGCGGCGACCGGCTGGCGCGCGCACCGGCTCGGCCTCGGCGTGACCGAGGGCGTGGCCGAACTCGGATCGGACAAGACGTTGTGGCTGGAAGCGAACGCCGCCGAGCTCAATGGGGTGAGCTTCACCAAGGGCTGTTATGTCGGCCAGGAGAATACCGCGCGGATGAACTGGCGGCAGAAAGTCAACCGCAGGCTGGTGGTGATCCGCGCCGACGCCGATCCGGGCGAGGCGGCGCGCATCTGGTATCCCGATCTCGCACGTGCGGTCGTGCACCGCCGCATCGAGTCTCTGCAATTTGAGGAATCGCTGGTGCGGCCCGAATGGCTGCGATTCGCGCTGAGCGAGGCCGCATCCCCTCAGTGA
- a CDS encoding cystathionine gamma-synthase family protein translates to MANGETEADLTGGEPRRRPREQPSTIGGRKLSAATLMMGHGYDPRLSEGSLKPPLFLTSTYVFESAAAGKRHFEGVTGKRPGGAEGLVYSRFNGPNQEILEDRLALWEEAEEALTFGSGMAAIATVLLALVQPGDVIVHSAPLYAATETLIGKVLGRFGVKWVDFPAGATRDEIDAALAQARALGRVALVYLESPANPTNALVDVEAVAAACDAAFDEARPPIVIDNTFLGPLWQQPLKHGADMVVYSLTKYAGGHSDLVAGGLVGTKAAIDPVRAMRNTIGTILDPHPAWMLLRSLETLELRMSRAGENAAKVCAFLRDHPKVEHVGYLAFLEDGSRQADIYRRHCTGAGSTFSLYLKGGETEAFAFLDALVIAKLAVSLGGTETLASHPAAMTHLSVPDARKTALGIGDNLVRISIGVEDAGDLIADFDQALAKVG, encoded by the coding sequence ATGGCGAACGGCGAAACCGAAGCCGACCTGACCGGGGGCGAACCGCGCCGCCGGCCGCGCGAGCAGCCCTCCACCATCGGCGGCCGCAAATTGAGCGCGGCGACGCTGATGATGGGCCATGGCTACGATCCGCGCCTGTCCGAAGGCTCGCTCAAGCCGCCATTGTTCCTCACCTCGACCTACGTCTTCGAGAGCGCCGCCGCGGGCAAGCGCCACTTCGAGGGCGTCACCGGCAAGCGCCCAGGCGGCGCGGAGGGGCTGGTCTATTCGCGCTTCAACGGCCCCAATCAGGAGATCCTCGAGGATCGTCTCGCTCTATGGGAGGAAGCCGAGGAGGCGCTGACCTTCGGCTCGGGCATGGCGGCGATCGCGACCGTACTGCTGGCGTTGGTCCAGCCGGGCGACGTCATCGTCCATTCCGCCCCGCTCTACGCCGCGACCGAGACATTGATCGGCAAGGTGCTCGGCCGCTTCGGCGTGAAATGGGTCGATTTTCCCGCGGGAGCCACGCGCGACGAGATCGACGCGGCGCTGGCGCAGGCGCGCGCGCTCGGCCGCGTGGCGTTGGTCTATCTCGAAAGCCCGGCCAACCCGACCAACGCGCTGGTCGACGTCGAGGCGGTCGCCGCCGCGTGCGATGCCGCGTTCGACGAAGCCCGGCCGCCGATCGTGATCGACAACACCTTCCTCGGGCCGCTGTGGCAGCAGCCGCTGAAGCATGGTGCCGACATGGTGGTGTACAGCCTCACCAAATATGCCGGCGGGCATAGCGATCTGGTCGCAGGCGGACTAGTCGGCACCAAGGCGGCGATCGATCCGGTGCGCGCGATGCGCAACACGATTGGCACGATCCTCGATCCGCATCCGGCGTGGATGCTGCTGCGCAGTCTCGAGACGCTGGAATTGCGCATGAGCCGCGCGGGCGAGAATGCGGCGAAGGTCTGCGCCTTCCTGCGCGACCATCCCAAGGTCGAACATGTCGGCTATCTCGCCTTCCTCGAAGACGGCTCGCGCCAGGCCGACATCTACCGCCGCCACTGCACCGGCGCGGGCTCGACCTTCTCGCTCTATCTGAAAGGCGGCGAGACGGAGGCGTTCGCCTTCCTCGACGCGCTCGTCATCGCCAAGCTGGCGGTGAGCCTCGGCGGCACCGAGACGCTGGCGAGCCACCCCGCGGCGATGACGCATCTGTCGGTGCCCGACGCGCGCAAGACCGCGCTCGGCATCGGCGACAATCTCGTCCGCATCTCGATCGGCGTCGAGGATGCCGGCGATCTCATCGCCGATTTCGATCAGGCGCTGGCCAAGGTGGGCTAG